In Synechococcus sp. KORDI-52, one genomic interval encodes:
- the psaM gene encoding photosystem I reaction center subunit XII produces the protein METVLSAPEVFIALVVAAHAAVLALRLSISLYEA, from the coding sequence ATGGAAACCGTTCTGTCTGCACCTGAGGTGTTCATTGCCCTCGTTGTGGCTGCCCATGCCGCCGTTCTGGCCCTGCGTCTCTCCATCAGCCTTTATGAGGCCTGA
- a CDS encoding CRR6 family NdhI maturation factor translates to MDPVLIDAPAIRALDLRPLKIWSDQPLNALLSQGPGLELRFDWPRAQDDPRELPECPEPRLWALRADARFPWLPLLLERDHGSLIRHVALVVPHSFSRSEGLRFDPEALELWVTHRLMLLDDLCQQQLGRPMRGNLSQMAAALGYELDAGFWSLLNQAASR, encoded by the coding sequence ATGGATCCGGTTCTGATCGATGCCCCTGCCATCCGCGCCTTGGATCTGCGGCCTCTGAAGATCTGGAGCGATCAGCCACTAAACGCACTGCTCAGCCAGGGGCCGGGGCTCGAGCTGCGTTTCGATTGGCCCCGGGCCCAGGACGACCCTCGGGAACTGCCGGAATGCCCGGAGCCTCGCCTCTGGGCCCTGCGGGCCGATGCACGGTTCCCCTGGCTGCCCCTGCTGCTTGAACGCGACCATGGCAGCCTGATTCGCCATGTCGCCCTGGTGGTGCCCCATAGTTTCAGCCGCAGCGAAGGCCTGCGTTTTGACCCAGAGGCCTTGGAGCTCTGGGTGACGCATCGGCTGATGCTGCTCGACGATCTCTGCCAGCAACAGTTGGGACGGCCCATGCGAGGCAACCTGTCGCAGATGGCCGCAGCCCTCGGTTATGAGCTCGATGCAGGGTTCTGGTCGTTGCTGAACCAAGCTGCTAGCCGCTAG
- a CDS encoding sulfite exporter TauE/SafE family protein produces the protein MVPWWDVPILIALGLLAGGLAGLLGIGGGLIFAPLLLWLDLPPHQALATSSFAIVPTALAGTITHLRQGRLPTRPGLAIGLAAFGSALLFGGLAGLAAGWILLAMQTLMYLVLAFCVRERPELEASEEVDDSTAPQLAGVGCIAGWTAGMLGLGGGLVMVPLMSGPMSVPIHQAVRLSTVAVLCSASAASLQFLHEGRGVPLMGLLLGGVAAIAAQWTASRLDQFDAALLVRCLRGLAIILAIDSSRRALQLWLA, from the coding sequence GTGGTGCCATGGTGGGATGTGCCGATCCTGATCGCCTTGGGCCTGCTGGCGGGGGGCTTGGCTGGACTGTTGGGAATTGGCGGAGGCCTGATCTTTGCCCCGCTCCTGCTCTGGCTTGATCTCCCGCCCCATCAGGCACTGGCCACAAGCAGTTTCGCCATTGTGCCCACAGCGTTGGCGGGCACCATCACCCACCTGCGCCAAGGGCGGTTGCCGACCCGGCCGGGACTCGCCATCGGCTTGGCCGCCTTCGGCTCGGCACTGCTGTTCGGTGGCTTGGCCGGTTTGGCGGCGGGCTGGATTCTGCTGGCCATGCAGACGCTGATGTATCTCGTGCTGGCGTTTTGCGTTCGCGAACGGCCTGAGCTGGAGGCCAGCGAGGAGGTCGATGACAGCACCGCACCGCAGTTGGCTGGTGTGGGCTGCATCGCCGGTTGGACCGCTGGCATGCTTGGTCTGGGTGGTGGTCTGGTGATGGTGCCCCTGATGAGCGGTCCGATGTCTGTGCCGATTCATCAGGCCGTGCGGCTCAGCACGGTGGCGGTGCTCTGCTCAGCCAGCGCAGCATCCCTGCAGTTCCTGCATGAAGGACGAGGGGTTCCTCTGATGGGCCTGCTGCTGGGAGGGGTGGCAGCCATCGCCGCCCAGTGGACGGCCAGCCGTCTCGATCAGTTTGATGCGGCTCTTCTGGTGCGTTGTCTGCGGGGGCTCGCGATCATCCTGGCGATCGACAGCTCCAGGCGGGCCCTCCAGCTCTGGCTGGCCTAG
- a CDS encoding lipoate--protein ligase family protein, giving the protein MPATGRLLPTQPGDGHTQMTLDAWLLKRSQGPALRFYRWDGPWLSLGRHQHHWPEHWNDLARRGRINLVRRPSGGRAVLHAGGLTYALIWPDAPRRRQEAYREACQWLIDGFQDLGLALHFGSDPAGTEANNCFATATVADLVDPCGVKRVGSAQRWQNGRLLQHGEILLDPPAELWEEVFEEAAPAAAPARINRLELDQHLRQSLVETWSHCRWQMQPLMPEEIQELEDELASGSAL; this is encoded by the coding sequence ATGCCCGCAACCGGGCGTCTGCTTCCCACGCAGCCAGGGGATGGACACACCCAGATGACGTTGGATGCCTGGCTTCTGAAGCGAAGCCAAGGTCCGGCTCTGCGTTTTTACCGCTGGGATGGGCCCTGGCTGTCGCTGGGACGCCATCAACACCACTGGCCAGAGCACTGGAATGATCTGGCCCGCCGCGGCCGCATCAACCTGGTGCGACGTCCCAGCGGAGGCCGGGCCGTGCTCCATGCCGGGGGTCTCACCTACGCCTTGATTTGGCCGGATGCACCCCGGCGACGCCAAGAGGCCTACCGCGAGGCCTGTCAGTGGTTGATCGATGGCTTCCAGGATCTAGGGCTAGCGCTGCACTTCGGTTCCGACCCGGCTGGTACCGAGGCCAACAACTGTTTCGCCACGGCAACGGTGGCCGACCTGGTGGATCCGTGTGGCGTCAAACGGGTCGGCAGCGCCCAGCGCTGGCAGAACGGCCGCCTGCTTCAGCACGGCGAAATCCTGCTGGATCCCCCTGCTGAGCTCTGGGAAGAGGTGTTTGAAGAAGCGGCACCGGCGGCTGCTCCGGCTCGGATCAACCGGCTGGAGCTGGATCAGCACTTGCGTCAGAGCCTGGTTGAGACCTGGAGCCACTGCCGTTGGCAGATGCAGCCCCTGATGCCCGAAGAAATTCAGGAGTTGGAGGACGAGTTGGCATCCGGCTCTGCGCTCTGA
- a CDS encoding site-2 protease family protein: MALPRIVDDSPQQRHTTGLAVGEGWQVLKIGGIPLRLQPSWLFAVAIFTTLFQSRYATTASVTVSWGLGLLTTLLLFSSVLLHELGHALMALREGVKVLSITLFHLGGIARVEKECPTAMGNLRIAAAGPIVSLVLAFGMLAGAAALSESQPLARQLLSQVGLLNLMLGLFNLLPGLPLDGGLILKALVWQLSGSQQKGVQVASASGRALSMLMILLGGVLLWQGWGLNGILLMLIGWFGLGANRSQTQMLQLQTVLRELKVEAAAGKRFRVLEADQTLRRLSQLRLTASEAEGPADWVLVCKSGRWVGWIDDQPLKLLPVQQWDQQRLEDHLRPLSDLPSIVGSAGLVDAVPALEESSQGRLLVMSAAGLPSGTLDRMNVGDAVLKRLGVTLPPAILDEARKRNGYPLGLAMLPQMVQTMQSQSAEPDANSSSNS, translated from the coding sequence ATGGCTCTCCCTAGGATCGTGGATGACAGTCCGCAGCAGCGGCACACGACGGGATTGGCGGTGGGAGAGGGCTGGCAGGTGCTCAAGATTGGCGGAATTCCCTTGCGGCTTCAGCCCAGCTGGTTGTTTGCCGTGGCGATCTTCACCACGTTGTTTCAATCCCGCTACGCGACCACGGCCTCGGTAACGGTGAGTTGGGGGCTGGGCTTGCTGACCACCTTGCTTCTGTTCAGCTCCGTGCTGCTGCATGAATTGGGCCATGCCCTGATGGCCCTGCGGGAAGGGGTGAAGGTGTTGAGCATCACCTTGTTTCATCTGGGCGGCATCGCGCGGGTCGAGAAGGAATGCCCCACCGCCATGGGCAATCTGCGCATTGCGGCTGCTGGTCCGATCGTGAGTTTGGTGCTGGCCTTCGGGATGTTGGCGGGGGCTGCAGCGCTGTCTGAAAGCCAACCCCTGGCCAGACAGTTGTTGAGTCAGGTGGGTTTGCTCAACTTGATGCTCGGCTTGTTCAATCTCTTGCCCGGGCTGCCCCTTGATGGCGGGCTGATCCTCAAGGCTTTGGTCTGGCAGCTGAGCGGCAGTCAGCAGAAGGGCGTTCAGGTGGCATCGGCGTCCGGACGGGCTTTGTCGATGCTGATGATCCTGTTGGGCGGTGTCCTGCTCTGGCAGGGCTGGGGGCTCAACGGGATCCTGCTGATGTTGATTGGCTGGTTCGGGTTGGGTGCCAACCGCAGCCAGACCCAGATGCTTCAGTTGCAGACCGTGTTGCGCGAGCTGAAGGTGGAGGCTGCGGCGGGCAAACGTTTTCGCGTGCTGGAGGCGGATCAGACCTTGCGGCGCCTCAGTCAGCTGCGGCTGACGGCCAGCGAGGCGGAGGGACCTGCCGATTGGGTGCTGGTCTGTAAGAGCGGCCGTTGGGTGGGGTGGATCGACGATCAGCCCTTGAAACTGTTGCCCGTGCAGCAGTGGGATCAACAGCGCCTCGAGGATCATCTGCGGCCCCTCTCGGACCTGCCGTCCATCGTTGGTTCCGCAGGCTTGGTGGACGCGGTGCCCGCCCTGGAGGAGTCCTCCCAGGGACGCCTTTTGGTGATGAGTGCTGCAGGGCTTCCCTCCGGAACCCTTGACCGCATGAATGTGGGTGATGCTGTGCTGAAACGTCTCGGGGTGACCCTGCCCCCGGCCATCCTTGATGAGGCGCGCAAGCGCAACGGCTATCCCCTGGGCCTAGCCATGCTTCCGCAGATGGTGCAGACGATGCAGTCTCAGAGCGCAGAGCCGGATGCCAACTCGTCCTCCAACTCCTGA
- a CDS encoding phosphoribosylanthranilate isomerase, protein MQPLRDPRPTPDLKICGITDPEQALAIARMGVRAIGVIGVPATPRFVEPAQRRTLFQLLEQQHPELHRVWVVARPEAAALEEALNGAGKPSVVQLHGNESVECCQRLKQRYPRQQWWKALRVREPDDLKQLEQYAPHVDALLLDAWSADQLGGTGHRIPLDWLAETELSVPWWLAGGVSAEWVPELLSRVTPQGLDASSRLEERPGWKNLDKVQALVEAVKSRP, encoded by the coding sequence ATGCAGCCCTTGCGTGATCCCCGCCCCACTCCAGACCTCAAGATCTGTGGGATCACCGACCCCGAGCAGGCCTTGGCGATTGCACGGATGGGCGTCCGGGCGATTGGCGTGATCGGCGTTCCCGCCACCCCACGCTTTGTTGAACCAGCCCAGCGCAGGACCTTGTTCCAGCTGCTGGAACAACAGCATCCCGAGCTGCATCGCGTTTGGGTGGTGGCGAGACCCGAAGCTGCCGCCCTCGAAGAAGCGCTCAACGGTGCGGGGAAGCCCTCCGTGGTGCAGCTGCACGGCAACGAGTCCGTCGAATGCTGCCAACGCTTGAAACAGCGTTACCCCCGGCAGCAGTGGTGGAAAGCGTTGCGGGTGCGTGAACCCGACGATCTCAAGCAGCTCGAGCAGTACGCGCCCCATGTGGATGCCCTGCTGCTCGATGCCTGGAGCGCCGATCAACTGGGAGGGACCGGGCACCGGATCCCTCTTGATTGGCTGGCTGAAACCGAGCTATCGGTGCCGTGGTGGCTGGCGGGGGGAGTGAGCGCGGAGTGGGTTCCAGAACTGCTCAGTCGCGTCACGCCTCAGGGGCTCGATGCTTCCAGTCGGCTGGAGGAACGGCCGGGATGGAAAAACCTCGACAAGGTTCAAGCCCTTGTCGAGGCCGTGAAGTCGAGACCGTAA
- the folE gene encoding GTP cyclohydrolase I: MTSTVPFVSNGVANGNGSLNPQVSARIRERLREAGASFLANDNIADHLQPGELDQLQVEVADKVRDLLRSLVIDIDNDHNTHETAERVAKMYLQEVFKGRYHHQPKVASFPNVKQLDEIYTVGPITVRSACSHHLVPIMGNCWIGIKPGARVIGLSKFTRVADWVFSRPHIQEEAVMILADEIEKLCEPQGLGIIIKAQHYCMKWRGVKEPQTSMVNSVVRGDFRHDPSLKQEFFELVRQQEALLST; encoded by the coding sequence ATGACCTCCACAGTCCCTTTCGTTTCCAACGGCGTCGCCAACGGCAACGGCAGCTTGAATCCCCAGGTTTCAGCGCGCATCCGTGAGCGATTGAGGGAGGCGGGCGCCTCCTTCCTGGCGAACGACAACATCGCTGATCATCTTCAGCCCGGTGAACTGGATCAGCTTCAGGTTGAAGTTGCAGACAAGGTTCGCGACCTGCTGCGCAGCCTGGTGATCGATATCGATAACGACCACAACACCCATGAGACGGCCGAGCGCGTCGCCAAGATGTACCTCCAGGAGGTGTTCAAGGGGCGCTACCACCATCAGCCCAAGGTGGCCAGCTTCCCCAATGTGAAACAGCTGGATGAGATCTACACCGTTGGCCCAATCACGGTTCGCTCGGCCTGTTCACACCACCTGGTGCCGATCATGGGCAACTGCTGGATCGGGATCAAGCCGGGTGCCCGGGTGATCGGCCTCTCCAAGTTCACCCGCGTGGCTGACTGGGTCTTCTCCCGTCCTCACATCCAGGAAGAGGCTGTGATGATCCTTGCCGATGAAATCGAGAAGCTCTGTGAGCCCCAGGGTCTCGGCATCATCATCAAGGCACAGCATTACTGCATGAAGTGGCGTGGGGTGAAGGAGCCCCAAACCAGCATGGTGAACTCCGTGGTGCGCGGCGATTTCCGCCATGACCCCAGCCTCAAGCAGGAGTTCTTTGAGCTGGTGCGTCAGCAGGAAGCGCTGCTCAGCACCTGA
- a CDS encoding SDR family oxidoreductase, producing MPTALITGASRGIGRRTAELLAQQGWDLLLAARSADQLDQLAAELSAKDVSVASAAIDLTQPDGIAAAMAGLLQRGEIPSVLINNAGAAYTGDLLAMPIERWQWLLQLNVTSVMQVCAAVVPAMRENGGLVINISSHAARNAFPQWGAYCVSKAALASFTRCLAEEERSNGIRACTLTLGAVNTPLWDAETVQSDFDRRAMLSVDQAAETLANLAMQPSNQLIEDLTLMPAAGAF from the coding sequence TTGCCAACGGCTCTAATTACAGGTGCGAGCCGAGGCATTGGTCGACGCACAGCTGAGCTTCTGGCTCAGCAGGGCTGGGACCTACTGCTCGCTGCGCGCAGTGCTGATCAGTTGGATCAACTGGCTGCTGAGCTCAGCGCCAAAGACGTTTCTGTGGCGTCTGCTGCCATTGATCTGACCCAGCCTGATGGCATCGCTGCGGCGATGGCTGGGTTGTTGCAGCGGGGTGAGATCCCTTCGGTGTTGATCAACAACGCGGGCGCTGCCTACACCGGCGATCTCTTGGCCATGCCGATCGAGCGTTGGCAATGGCTGCTACAGCTGAATGTCACCAGCGTGATGCAGGTTTGTGCCGCTGTTGTTCCCGCCATGCGCGAGAACGGCGGGTTGGTGATCAACATCAGCAGCCATGCCGCCCGCAATGCTTTTCCTCAATGGGGTGCGTATTGCGTCAGCAAAGCTGCCTTGGCCAGCTTCACCCGCTGCCTGGCAGAAGAGGAACGGAGCAACGGCATTCGTGCCTGCACCCTCACTCTTGGGGCCGTGAACACACCACTGTGGGACGCGGAAACCGTACAAAGCGATTTCGATCGTCGTGCCATGCTCTCTGTCGATCAGGCGGCAGAAACACTGGCGAATCTGGCGATGCAACCCAGCAACCAGTTGATCGAAGACCTCACCCTTATGCCGGCCGCCGGCGCCTTCTGA
- a CDS encoding acetyl-CoA carboxylase carboxyltransferase subunit alpha, giving the protein MPRRPLLEFEKPLVELEQQIEQIRQLARDSEVDVSQQLQQLESLAARRRQEIFQGLSPAQKIQVARHPQRPSTLDFIQMFCDDWVELHGDRRGNDDQALIGGVGRVGNRPVMLIGHQKGRDTKENVARNFGMAAPGGYRKAMRLMDHADRFRLPILTFIDTPGAYAGLEAEEQGQGEAIAVNLREMFRLRVPVIATVIGEGGSGGALGIGVADRLLMFEHSVYTVASPEACASILWRDAAKAPDAAAALRITGRDLLELGVVDEVLEEPSGGNNWAPLEAGENLRAAIERHLDQLLSLSEQQLRDARYSKFRAMGRFLEKTSQDVDKAA; this is encoded by the coding sequence ATGCCCCGTCGACCCCTGCTTGAGTTCGAAAAACCGCTGGTTGAGCTGGAGCAGCAGATTGAGCAGATCCGCCAGCTGGCCCGGGATTCGGAAGTCGACGTCTCGCAGCAGCTCCAGCAACTGGAAAGCCTCGCTGCCCGTCGGCGTCAGGAGATCTTTCAGGGGCTGTCGCCCGCTCAGAAGATTCAGGTTGCCCGGCACCCGCAGCGCCCCAGCACGTTGGATTTCATCCAGATGTTCTGTGACGACTGGGTTGAACTGCATGGAGACCGTCGCGGCAATGACGATCAGGCTTTGATTGGTGGTGTCGGAAGGGTGGGGAATCGCCCGGTGATGTTGATTGGTCATCAGAAAGGGCGCGACACCAAGGAGAACGTCGCCCGCAATTTCGGGATGGCTGCTCCCGGTGGCTACCGCAAAGCGATGCGGTTGATGGACCACGCCGATCGTTTCCGACTGCCGATTCTCACCTTCATCGATACCCCTGGCGCCTATGCCGGCCTTGAGGCCGAGGAGCAGGGTCAGGGTGAGGCGATCGCTGTCAACCTGCGGGAGATGTTCCGCTTGCGGGTTCCTGTGATTGCCACCGTGATCGGTGAAGGCGGTTCAGGTGGTGCCTTGGGCATCGGTGTGGCCGACCGGTTGCTGATGTTTGAGCACAGCGTCTACACGGTGGCCAGTCCTGAGGCCTGTGCCTCGATCCTTTGGCGCGATGCGGCCAAGGCGCCTGATGCGGCGGCAGCCTTGCGGATTACGGGTCGTGACCTGCTGGAGCTTGGGGTGGTGGATGAGGTGCTCGAGGAGCCCTCTGGTGGTAACAATTGGGCACCGCTGGAGGCCGGAGAAAACCTGCGGGCGGCGATCGAGCGTCACCTCGACCAACTGTTGAGCCTTTCGGAACAGCAACTTCGCGATGCGAGGTACTCCAAATTCAGGGCCATGGGGCGTTTCCTCGAAAAAACGTCACAGGATGTCGATAAAGCCGCTTAA
- a CDS encoding long-chain acyl-[acyl-carrier-protein] reductase, whose amino-acid sequence MFGLIGHSTSFEAARRKAMELGFDHIADGDLDVWCSAPPQLVEHVEVTSPVGTTIEGSYIDSCFVPEMLSRFKTARRKVLNAMELAQKKGINITALGGFTSIIFENFNLLQHQTVRSTTLDWQRFTTGNTHTAWVICRQVENNAPTLGIDLSKAKVAVVGATGDIGSAVCRWLQARTGVGELLLVARQQQPLLALRQELGEGRILTLDEALPEADVVVWVASMPRTLEIDHDSLKKPCLMIDGGYPKNLDSKVAGGGIHVLKGGIVEFCRDIGWSMMAIAEMERPQRQMFACFAEAMLLEFERCHTNFSWGRNNITLEKMDFIGAASVRHGFSTLNLHPNLQATAA is encoded by the coding sequence ATGTTTGGTCTGATCGGACATTCAACGAGTTTTGAGGCTGCTCGCCGCAAGGCAATGGAACTCGGGTTTGATCACATTGCTGACGGCGATCTCGATGTCTGGTGCAGTGCACCTCCACAGCTGGTGGAGCACGTCGAGGTCACCAGTCCGGTGGGCACCACCATCGAAGGGTCTTACATCGACTCCTGCTTTGTTCCGGAGATGCTCAGCCGCTTCAAAACGGCCCGGCGCAAGGTTCTCAACGCGATGGAACTCGCTCAGAAAAAAGGCATCAACATCACTGCCCTTGGCGGTTTCACCTCAATCATTTTTGAGAATTTCAACCTGTTGCAACACCAAACGGTGCGCAGCACAACTTTGGATTGGCAGCGCTTCACCACCGGCAACACCCACACGGCTTGGGTGATCTGTCGTCAGGTGGAGAACAACGCCCCAACCCTTGGAATTGATCTGAGCAAAGCCAAGGTTGCAGTCGTTGGTGCAACCGGTGACATCGGCTCCGCCGTCTGTCGTTGGCTGCAGGCGCGCACCGGAGTCGGCGAGCTTCTGCTTGTTGCGCGCCAGCAGCAACCGTTGCTGGCTCTTCGGCAAGAATTGGGCGAAGGACGGATCCTGACTCTCGATGAGGCTCTGCCTGAAGCAGATGTGGTCGTGTGGGTGGCGAGCATGCCTCGCACCCTTGAGATCGACCATGACAGCCTGAAAAAGCCCTGCTTGATGATTGATGGGGGCTATCCCAAGAATCTCGATTCCAAGGTCGCCGGTGGTGGAATCCACGTTCTTAAAGGTGGAATCGTTGAGTTCTGCCGCGACATCGGCTGGTCAATGATGGCCATCGCCGAGATGGAGCGGCCGCAGCGCCAGATGTTTGCCTGCTTTGCTGAAGCGATGCTGCTCGAGTTTGAGCGCTGCCATACCAACTTCAGCTGGGGGCGCAACAACATCACCCTTGAGAAGATGGATTTCATCGGTGCGGCATCGGTCCGCCATGGGTTCAGCACCCTGAACCTCCATCCCAACCTGCAGGCCACTGCCGCCTGA
- a CDS encoding aldehyde oxygenase (deformylating), protein MTTLNAPESPVLEGQDALPDFTTEAYKDAYSRINAIVIEGEQEAHDNYISLGTLIPEQAEELKRLARMEMKHMKGFTSCGRNLGVEADLPFAKKFFEPLHGNFQVALKEGKVVTCLLIQALLIEAFAISAYHIYIPVADPFARKITEGVVKDEYTHLNYGQEWLKANFEASKDELFEANKANLPLIRSMLEDVAADAAVLHMEKEDLIEDFLIAYQEALGEIGFTSRDIARMAAAALAV, encoded by the coding sequence ATGACGACCCTCAATGCACCTGAATCACCCGTGCTGGAGGGCCAGGACGCACTGCCCGATTTCACAACCGAGGCCTACAAAGACGCCTACAGCCGGATCAACGCCATCGTGATTGAAGGCGAGCAGGAAGCCCACGACAATTACATCTCTCTTGGCACGCTGATTCCTGAACAGGCCGAAGAACTCAAGCGCCTGGCCCGGATGGAGATGAAGCACATGAAGGGTTTCACCTCCTGCGGTCGCAACCTTGGGGTTGAAGCTGATCTTCCCTTCGCCAAGAAGTTCTTCGAACCCCTTCATGGCAATTTTCAGGTCGCCCTCAAGGAGGGGAAAGTGGTCACCTGCCTGCTAATTCAGGCCCTGTTGATCGAAGCTTTCGCCATTTCGGCCTATCACATCTATATCCCTGTCGCTGATCCTTTCGCTCGCAAGATCACCGAAGGTGTCGTCAAGGATGAGTACACCCACTTGAACTACGGCCAGGAATGGCTGAAGGCCAATTTCGAGGCCAGCAAGGACGAGCTGTTCGAGGCCAACAAAGCCAACCTTCCTCTGATTCGCTCGATGTTGGAAGACGTGGCTGCCGATGCTGCTGTCCTGCACATGGAAAAGGAAGACCTGATCGAAGACTTCCTGATCGCTTACCAGGAAGCTTTGGGTGAAATCGGCTTCACCTCACGAGATATCGCCCGCATGGCCGCAGCAGCGCTTGCTGTTTGA
- a CDS encoding creatininase family protein, translating into MEQRSKRFDQLTWPEVSRAASQPGATVIWPFGACEQHGPQLPLSTDAVFAEGILDSVLAGLDPALPLWRLPCQAIGFSPEHQNFPGTLSLSAPLLLDLVAQVGTQLAAMGVQRLVLFNAHGGQIGLLQVAARQLRGRCPSLAVLPCFLWSGVDGLAELLPEQELLHGLHAGQAETSLMLKLAPELVGSDRPVDGHPLPGSVQDPPDGWSLEGAAPCAWLTDDLSATGVIGDTRQASVDLGRRLEERLIRHWQELLQTLLASDWPPTQSRLSIPSKS; encoded by the coding sequence ATGGAGCAGCGTTCCAAGCGATTTGATCAGCTGACGTGGCCTGAGGTCAGCCGTGCTGCCAGCCAACCTGGTGCCACGGTGATCTGGCCGTTTGGAGCCTGTGAGCAACACGGCCCCCAACTGCCGTTGTCAACGGATGCTGTGTTCGCTGAAGGCATCCTCGATTCCGTTCTTGCGGGGCTAGATCCAGCCTTGCCCCTTTGGCGCCTGCCTTGTCAGGCCATTGGCTTTTCGCCTGAGCACCAGAATTTCCCAGGGACCCTCAGCCTTTCGGCGCCTCTGCTTCTGGATCTGGTCGCCCAGGTGGGCACTCAGCTGGCGGCGATGGGGGTGCAACGTCTTGTTCTTTTCAATGCCCATGGTGGCCAGATCGGTTTGCTGCAGGTGGCTGCCCGACAGCTGCGCGGCCGCTGCCCGTCACTGGCCGTTCTGCCCTGCTTCCTCTGGAGTGGCGTGGACGGGTTGGCTGAGCTGCTGCCCGAGCAGGAGTTGCTCCATGGTCTTCATGCTGGCCAGGCCGAAACCAGCTTGATGTTGAAGTTGGCACCAGAGCTGGTCGGTTCGGATCGACCCGTGGATGGACATCCACTACCGGGCTCCGTTCAAGACCCGCCGGATGGTTGGAGCCTTGAAGGAGCGGCCCCCTGCGCTTGGCTCACCGATGACCTCAGTGCAACGGGGGTGATCGGGGATACGCGTCAGGCCTCGGTCGATTTGGGCCGTCGCTTGGAAGAGCGGCTCATCCGTCACTGGCAGGAGCTGTTGCAAACCCTCCTGGCCAGTGACTGGCCCCCCACCCAAAGTCGTCTCTCCATCCCCTCCAAGTCCTGA
- a CDS encoding S1 RNA-binding domain-containing protein yields MPAAGSPQPNRPKAPKPAATKPLQVMQINRREEQEKLEREAAEARAAAEAAAEKARILEERAGLATPPRPVQQEPASSPGTDDDARFDMGGMEGMTMADLMGAPDQQPRKEQRNQPRSVDDFDFDEEAFLAALDENAPVGTTGEVIKGTVIGIESDGVYVDIGGKAPGYMPKSEAGLGVVTNFRERFPKGLEVEVLVTREQNADGMVTISCRALELRKSWDRVKELEKQGKVVQVIVNGFNRGGVTCDLEGLRGFIPRSQLQNAENHQELVGKTLGVAFIEVNSETRKLVLSEKRAAVAERFQDLEVGQLVEGQVASVKPYGLFIDLGGISGLLHQSAITNGSLRSIREVFDQGDRVSALITELDPGRGRIGLNTALLEGPPGELLIERDKVMAEAADRASRAQNTLKQQEQSAG; encoded by the coding sequence ATGCCCGCAGCCGGCAGTCCGCAGCCCAACCGCCCCAAGGCACCCAAGCCGGCAGCGACGAAACCGCTGCAGGTGATGCAGATCAACCGTCGCGAAGAGCAGGAGAAGCTGGAGCGGGAGGCTGCAGAAGCCCGCGCAGCAGCCGAAGCAGCGGCGGAAAAGGCGCGCATTCTCGAGGAACGCGCTGGCCTTGCCACCCCTCCGCGACCGGTCCAGCAGGAACCAGCCTCGTCTCCAGGAACGGATGACGACGCACGTTTCGACATGGGTGGCATGGAAGGCATGACCATGGCCGACCTGATGGGTGCGCCGGATCAGCAACCCAGGAAGGAGCAGCGCAACCAACCGCGCAGCGTTGATGATTTCGATTTCGATGAGGAAGCCTTTCTTGCCGCCCTGGACGAGAACGCTCCGGTTGGCACCACCGGTGAGGTGATCAAGGGCACGGTGATCGGCATCGAAAGCGATGGCGTCTATGTGGATATCGGAGGCAAAGCCCCCGGTTACATGCCCAAGAGCGAAGCAGGCCTGGGCGTTGTGACCAACTTCCGGGAGCGCTTCCCGAAGGGCCTGGAGGTTGAAGTTCTGGTGACCCGTGAGCAGAACGCTGATGGGATGGTCACGATCAGCTGTCGTGCCCTGGAGCTGCGCAAGAGCTGGGACCGGGTGAAGGAGCTGGAGAAACAGGGAAAAGTGGTTCAAGTCATCGTCAATGGCTTCAACCGCGGCGGTGTCACCTGCGATCTCGAAGGGCTTCGCGGCTTCATCCCCCGCTCTCAGCTTCAGAACGCAGAAAATCACCAGGAGCTGGTGGGCAAGACCCTGGGGGTGGCCTTCATCGAGGTGAATTCGGAAACCCGCAAGCTGGTGCTGTCTGAAAAACGAGCCGCCGTCGCCGAACGCTTCCAGGATCTGGAAGTGGGCCAATTGGTGGAAGGCCAGGTTGCTTCGGTGAAGCCCTATGGCCTGTTCATCGACCTCGGTGGCATCAGCGGACTGCTTCACCAATCAGCCATCACCAATGGCAGCCTGCGCTCGATCCGTGAGGTGTTCGATCAGGGCGACCGCGTGTCGGCCCTGATCACGGAACTGGACCCGGGCCGTGGACGCATCGGCCTCAACACAGCCCTTCTCGAAGGCCCACCCGGAGAGCTGCTAATTGAACGCGACAAAGTGATGGCGGAGGCCGCCGATCGCGCCAGCCGCGCCCAGAACACGCTGAAACAGCAGGAGCAATCTGCCGGATGA